Proteins encoded within one genomic window of Leptospira stimsonii:
- a CDS encoding HPP family protein translates to MKQILLKLKAETKSPSRPNSTHILFSWIGGLIGISCIALLSKTLNYPLIMAPFGASCVLLFGVPDSPLSQPRNLIGGHLVSSLIGLLFLTFLGNEWYILGFAVATSIAVMQLTKTTHPPAGADPIVILMGNADWTFLLTPALSGSFILFILALLFNNLVKSRQYPKFWK, encoded by the coding sequence ATGAAACAAATCCTTCTTAAATTGAAAGCGGAAACGAAATCCCCTTCCAGACCGAATTCGACTCATATTCTCTTTTCCTGGATCGGGGGTCTGATTGGAATTTCCTGCATCGCACTCTTATCGAAAACACTAAACTATCCTTTGATAATGGCTCCATTCGGCGCCTCTTGTGTTCTTTTATTTGGTGTCCCGGATAGTCCATTATCCCAGCCAAGAAACTTAATCGGAGGACACCTTGTTTCTTCATTGATCGGACTCCTCTTTCTCACTTTCCTTGGTAACGAATGGTATATCCTCGGATTCGCAGTCGCAACTTCCATTGCAGTGATGCAACTCACAAAAACAACCCATCCTCCTGCAGGCGCCGATCCCATAGTCATCCTTATGGGCAACGCAGATTGGACATTTCTCTTAACTCCTGCTCTATCCGGGTCTTTCATTCTTTTCATCTTAGCCCTTCTGTTCAATAACTTGGTAAAGAGCAGACAATACCCAAAGTTCTGGAAATGA
- a CDS encoding TetR/AcrR family transcriptional regulator, translating into MKGKNQKEEIVSASLDLFRKKGYVSTSMSEIAKACDLLKGSVYHYFKSKEAILEEVFLRVENHFETTIFNTSGKSSASTIILINEKILKYFLNHPDGCIFANVSLEAKSLHESAEKQIRLFFDRWRYVYFSNLRILFSKKKAERLSQDYVNRIQGSLLIRKIYSKDSILKQTIQGIKEELRNL; encoded by the coding sequence ATGAAGGGAAAAAATCAAAAAGAGGAAATTGTCTCTGCCTCCTTGGATCTCTTCCGAAAAAAAGGCTATGTATCTACTTCCATGTCGGAAATTGCAAAAGCTTGCGACTTGCTGAAAGGGAGCGTATATCACTATTTCAAAAGTAAGGAAGCCATTTTAGAGGAGGTTTTTTTGAGAGTTGAGAATCACTTTGAGACCACGATCTTCAATACCTCTGGAAAAAGTTCTGCGAGCACCATCATCCTCATCAACGAGAAAATTTTAAAATACTTTCTTAATCACCCTGACGGCTGTATCTTTGCTAACGTTTCTTTAGAAGCGAAGTCTCTTCACGAGTCGGCAGAGAAACAAATTCGGCTCTTTTTTGATCGTTGGAGGTATGTCTACTTTTCAAATCTGAGAATTCTTTTTTCAAAAAAGAAAGCGGAGCGATTGAGCCAGGATTACGTAAATCGAATCCAAGGCTCCTTATTGATTCGAAAAATCTACTCGAAAGATTCAATATTAAAACAAACAATTCAAGGAATCAAAGAGGAATTAAGAAATCTATGA
- a CDS encoding lipoprotein LipL46: MNRFPTIRLIAALAVITFAVNCGSSGSTRGKKKEFYEKEGNKVTVIGEAPIYNGDKQIAKQRALKDAKINAVRKVIGEEISNKSKASDGESLGSSLLSKTDAFVKSYDIIDEAEGKIDTQPMLKLTVRCEVEESKISTAVDNLLADVGNPRVAVLVLGNVAGVPVFPAGPNNFGEAEIIKALKKNGNKIIDPALTAKKVSKNQVDPEKVEGSPLIKILAEALQAEVLVLGTVETEDQQPLDSVNGKALERTIYNTAATGTYKVVLLWGDGKIVDSGTADGRGADITQKVSREKAISEWAASVSKKVNTQLKEEWFNLTENNPIVLKFTGLNADEATKFKDDLTEFTAAKEVNVRTSDTNGSEWEVIYPGKDSLFQEELVYKKDRGFSFLSSKSLEVKSATRGVVTLEFKPLK; the protein is encoded by the coding sequence ATGAATCGTTTCCCTACCATCAGGCTCATCGCGGCCTTAGCAGTTATTACGTTCGCAGTCAACTGCGGCTCTTCCGGTTCCACTCGTGGAAAGAAAAAAGAATTCTACGAAAAAGAAGGTAACAAAGTTACCGTAATCGGAGAAGCTCCTATCTACAACGGGGACAAACAGATCGCAAAACAAAGAGCTCTGAAAGACGCAAAAATCAACGCAGTTCGAAAGGTGATCGGAGAAGAAATCAGCAACAAGAGCAAGGCATCTGACGGAGAAAGCTTAGGTTCCAGCCTTCTTTCTAAGACCGACGCTTTCGTGAAAAGTTATGACATCATTGACGAAGCGGAAGGAAAGATCGATACACAACCGATGTTGAAACTCACAGTAAGATGTGAAGTGGAAGAATCGAAAATCTCCACTGCCGTTGACAACCTTCTCGCAGACGTTGGAAATCCAAGAGTTGCGGTTTTAGTTCTTGGAAATGTTGCGGGAGTTCCCGTGTTTCCTGCCGGTCCGAACAATTTCGGAGAAGCGGAAATCATCAAGGCTCTCAAGAAGAATGGAAACAAGATCATTGATCCAGCTTTGACCGCAAAAAAAGTGAGTAAGAATCAAGTGGATCCGGAGAAAGTCGAAGGTTCCCCTCTGATCAAAATTCTCGCGGAAGCACTTCAAGCGGAAGTATTGGTTTTGGGAACCGTAGAAACGGAAGACCAACAACCTCTGGACTCCGTAAACGGAAAGGCTCTCGAAAGAACCATCTACAACACGGCGGCTACCGGAACTTACAAAGTAGTTCTTCTTTGGGGTGATGGAAAGATCGTGGATAGCGGAACGGCAGATGGACGCGGTGCGGATATCACTCAAAAAGTTTCCAGAGAAAAAGCGATTTCCGAATGGGCGGCATCCGTTTCCAAAAAAGTAAACACACAACTAAAAGAAGAATGGTTCAACCTCACTGAAAACAATCCGATCGTTTTAAAATTCACCGGTTTGAACGCGGACGAAGCTACGAAATTCAAAGATGACCTGACTGAATTTACCGCCGCAAAAGAAGTAAACGTAAGAACTTCCGATACGAACGGTTCCGAGTGGGAAGTAATCTATCCAGGAAAAGATTCCCTCTTTCAAGAAGAATTGGTCTATAAAAAAGACAGAGGATTTTCTTTCTTATCCAGCAAGTCGTTAGAAGTAAAATCGGCAACGCGAGGCGTTGTGACTTTAGAATTCAAACCTCTGAAGTAA
- a CDS encoding exo-beta-N-acetylmuramidase NamZ family protein, which yields MLYTKIKKKFFLLVIFFLFLPSVACAEKGFRKHISDSQLVPSENEFYSTVLPGLSGKNVILITNPSGIGRSPERIIREFKKHDVKIKHLIGLEHGFLGLEEDFSKSPVTVDEFFNLPIYHIYRVKNAELPAILKGADAILFDVQDMGMRCYTYLTVLKRIMDGIPDPASTRLILLDHVNPALYLKGRGEIIDKKFLNFAGEFPSLFFSGLTLGESANFYNNEYLAKKIQLEVLSPKNAKRSFDWDKEGIPWTTPSPNLPMVDSAINYLGLVLLEGVNVSVGRGTTAPFVYFGAPWMIEPEKLAEELNQNSGGDYYYQTVFFKPVFGPFKNEICRGLRLTVVNRKYDPLKMAYKLIAGIKNSYGKDFKWRSYPDGTHNIDFLWGTSSFRNAIESGKTYEQYSAFLSSNEKEYNEKIKKYYLY from the coding sequence ATGCTCTACACAAAAATAAAGAAAAAATTCTTCCTCTTAGTCATTTTTTTTCTCTTCCTCCCTTCGGTCGCCTGCGCGGAAAAAGGATTTCGTAAACATATTTCCGACTCACAGCTTGTTCCGTCAGAAAACGAATTCTACTCCACTGTACTTCCTGGCCTTTCAGGAAAAAATGTCATTCTCATCACAAATCCGTCAGGAATCGGGAGAAGTCCCGAAAGAATCATCAGAGAATTCAAAAAACACGACGTAAAGATCAAACATCTCATCGGATTGGAACACGGCTTTCTCGGTTTGGAAGAAGACTTCAGTAAATCTCCCGTTACAGTGGATGAGTTTTTCAATCTTCCGATCTATCATATCTATCGAGTCAAGAACGCGGAACTTCCCGCGATTCTCAAAGGTGCGGATGCGATTCTTTTCGACGTGCAAGATATGGGAATGAGATGTTATACCTATCTTACGGTTTTAAAAAGAATCATGGATGGAATCCCGGATCCGGCTTCGACACGATTGATTCTCCTCGATCACGTAAACCCCGCCTTGTATCTCAAAGGGAGAGGAGAAATCATCGATAAAAAATTTCTTAACTTTGCCGGAGAATTTCCTTCTCTCTTTTTCAGCGGTCTTACATTGGGAGAATCCGCAAATTTCTATAACAATGAATATCTCGCAAAGAAGATTCAGTTGGAAGTTCTTTCTCCGAAAAATGCTAAACGTTCCTTCGATTGGGATAAGGAAGGAATTCCTTGGACGACTCCATCTCCGAATCTTCCAATGGTTGATTCCGCGATCAATTATCTCGGTCTTGTTTTATTGGAAGGTGTGAATGTTTCCGTAGGAAGGGGAACGACCGCTCCTTTTGTTTACTTCGGCGCTCCATGGATGATCGAACCGGAAAAATTAGCGGAGGAATTGAATCAGAATTCCGGCGGAGATTATTATTATCAAACCGTTTTTTTCAAACCGGTTTTCGGGCCGTTTAAGAACGAAATCTGCCGAGGTCTTCGCCTAACGGTTGTGAATCGGAAATATGATCCTCTTAAAATGGCATATAAGCTGATCGCAGGAATCAAAAATTCATACGGTAAGGATTTTAAGTGGAGGTCTTATCCGGACGGAACCCATAATATCGATTTCCTCTGGGGAACTTCTTCATTTCGAAACGCGATCGAATCCGGAAAAACATACGAGCAATATTCCGCATTCTTGAGTTCTAACGAAAAAGAATACAATGAGAAGATTAAAAAATACTATCTCTACTAA
- a CDS encoding LIC_11883 family protein — protein sequence MRRLKNTISTKIKMMRINSIRTIFLFILFFFLNVSLTADGHSWKEYQLRELIGRLKYYTFAKVAQSLRGVYPTSQEQLWEKSNCHVTVPELPGPFFCGLLRHQHPSSVPDSSANIDSSPNSISKDYKNIQLYTGTTIAGKNVVQITSDENPGDSLRAFYLTDGHLSHYEFQDRILIFDWSGSKLNGILEVKVDPILRPLSGREILFP from the coding sequence ATGAGAAGATTAAAAAATACTATCTCTACTAAAATTAAAATGATGAGAATCAATTCCATTCGAACGATTTTTCTTTTTATTCTATTCTTCTTTTTGAATGTTTCTCTGACGGCGGACGGACATTCCTGGAAGGAGTATCAGCTTAGGGAGTTGATCGGACGATTGAAGTATTATACGTTCGCGAAGGTCGCGCAAAGTCTTCGTGGAGTCTATCCCACGAGCCAGGAACAACTCTGGGAAAAATCGAATTGTCACGTTACCGTTCCCGAGCTTCCGGGACCTTTTTTCTGCGGATTGCTTCGCCATCAACATCCGTCTTCGGTTCCGGATTCTTCCGCAAATATCGATTCGAGTCCCAATTCGATTTCTAAGGATTATAAGAATATTCAACTCTATACTGGAACTACGATCGCCGGTAAGAATGTGGTTCAAATCACCTCGGATGAAAATCCTGGAGATTCTCTCCGTGCTTTTTATCTTACCGACGGTCATTTAAGCCATTACGAATTCCAGGATCGAATTTTGATTTTTGATTGGTCGGGTTCGAAGTTGAACGGAATTCTGGAAGTGAAAGTGGATCCGATTCTACGGCCGCTCTCGGGAAGGGAAATTCTTTTTCCATGA
- a CDS encoding DUF2797 domain-containing protein, with translation MKQVASGFLRMMDHDGIDPVRYIWNWATYDSESSEKQDSHIQEDSNILNYLGKKYKLEFTGKIRCVSCGRITKKSFNQGNCFTCFQTLAENDLCILRPDTCHYHLGTCRQPDWGDSHCFRPHTVYLANSSAIKVGITKENPVSNRWVDQGAVQGIPLVEVGSRRDAGIIEKELSKVLSDRTTWQKMVAGDPEPIDLSERKKEFLQKIEDLDFDLDYRVSPQEKPTVIRYPVLHFPQKILSLSPEKNLVIEDILTGIKGQYLLFQSGVINIRAYGGYEATLSVE, from the coding sequence ATGAAACAAGTCGCGTCCGGTTTTCTGAGAATGATGGATCACGACGGAATCGATCCGGTTCGTTATATCTGGAACTGGGCGACCTACGACTCGGAATCCTCCGAAAAACAGGATAGTCATATACAAGAAGATTCTAATATTCTAAATTATCTCGGTAAAAAATACAAACTCGAGTTTACCGGGAAAATTCGTTGTGTTTCCTGTGGAAGGATCACTAAAAAAAGTTTCAACCAAGGGAACTGTTTTACCTGTTTTCAAACCTTGGCGGAAAACGATCTCTGTATTCTAAGACCCGATACATGTCACTATCATCTCGGAACTTGTCGCCAACCGGATTGGGGTGATTCTCATTGTTTTCGACCGCATACGGTCTATTTGGCGAATAGCTCCGCGATCAAGGTGGGAATCACAAAGGAGAATCCGGTGTCCAATCGCTGGGTGGATCAAGGCGCTGTTCAAGGAATTCCTCTCGTCGAGGTCGGTTCGAGAAGGGATGCGGGAATCATCGAAAAGGAACTCTCAAAAGTTTTGTCCGATCGAACGACCTGGCAGAAGATGGTCGCCGGGGATCCGGAGCCGATCGACCTTTCCGAAAGAAAAAAAGAATTCTTACAAAAGATCGAGGACTTGGATTTTGATCTCGACTATCGCGTATCGCCTCAGGAAAAACCGACTGTGATTCGTTATCCGGTTCTACACTTTCCCCAGAAAATTCTCTCTCTTTCTCCCGAAAAAAATCTCGTCATCGAAGACATTCTCACCGGAATCAAAGGACAATATCTTCTCTTTCAATCCGGCGTGATCAACATCCGCGCCTATGGCGGATACGAAGCGACGCTGAGCGTTGAGTAA
- a CDS encoding M48 family metalloprotease — protein sequence MFRMKKIVVKLALFLSVVSFWGCGVIIDSVVPIELDLQIGKSFLENAKDGKEGMRILKNAVLEKYVKSVADKILKSDKIQYKKEFPYKISILDDDDTINAVCTPGGYIFVYTGLLKLIQDEATLAAILAHEIAHAEKRHSVKQIISSLGIYFTIYIGLTIFLGSEAANLINLGSRVGGEILTLANSRSAEAEADEMSFEYLKSTKYYPGALESFFVLIEKKEKEEGGMDPDKRVIKFLSTHPLNEERIAENQKRLDKIGNPKATPENLYSARYQSVMKRAFGDSE from the coding sequence ATGTTTCGTATGAAAAAGATCGTAGTGAAGTTGGCTCTATTCTTAAGCGTTGTTTCCTTCTGGGGTTGCGGGGTCATCATCGATTCCGTCGTTCCGATCGAGTTGGATCTTCAGATCGGAAAGTCGTTTTTAGAAAACGCAAAAGACGGAAAAGAAGGAATGCGGATTCTTAAAAACGCGGTTCTGGAAAAGTATGTAAAGTCCGTCGCCGATAAGATTTTGAAATCGGACAAGATCCAATACAAAAAAGAATTTCCTTATAAGATTTCCATTCTCGACGACGATGACACGATCAACGCGGTCTGCACTCCGGGCGGCTATATTTTTGTTTATACCGGCCTTTTAAAGTTGATCCAAGACGAAGCTACGCTTGCGGCAATTCTTGCTCACGAAATTGCCCACGCTGAAAAGAGACATTCCGTAAAACAGATCATCAGTTCGCTTGGGATTTACTTCACGATCTATATCGGACTCACGATTTTTTTAGGTTCGGAAGCGGCCAACCTCATCAACTTAGGTTCGAGAGTGGGTGGGGAAATTCTAACTCTTGCGAACAGTCGTTCCGCCGAGGCCGAAGCCGACGAGATGAGTTTCGAATATTTAAAATCCACAAAATACTATCCGGGTGCTCTTGAATCTTTTTTTGTCCTCATTGAAAAGAAGGAAAAGGAAGAAGGTGGAATGGATCCGGACAAACGTGTGATCAAATTTTTATCCACGCACCCTTTGAACGAAGAGCGAATCGCAGAGAACCAAAAACGTTTGGACAAAATCGGAAATCCGAAAGCAACTCCGGAAAATCTCTACTCGGCTCGTTATCAATCCGTCATGAAACGCGCGTTTGGCGATTCGGAGTGA
- a CDS encoding DUF2157 domain-containing protein, producing the protein MRLEQKLKKWVEEGLIRSEQSDAILKFEETRKTPYLYYSFIVLGVFVIGIGVIAIIAANWEELHDFLKLGAGLSLLVIVSGLAFWKRENPNLLTVFTVFNSILILGMIGLVSQVYHRGGEYYEAAALWCILNFLFLLATDSKTLLHLWLIGFQIFLTGWILDQKSGFDKVYWENYFFFCTIGFYSIWLAAEKFSWESRKGSLFLWTVLFLVAGSSFWGFRPSYDLWYSSLDGSKESWLQALKDYPWSYVWIRLIGLIPGLLLLFKTDSFSKMQKKSFAISLVVLFLLYFPIFFLHTMQETFLASVWNRFVSMVPALLFVVFWLGIASAFRAHKRIFDLSVAVIGIRFLYFYFDLFGSLSYTGFGLIVSGILIIASTVGYLKFKGRVRTFLGEQE; encoded by the coding sequence ATGCGTTTGGAACAAAAACTAAAAAAATGGGTGGAAGAAGGTTTGATTCGCTCCGAACAATCGGACGCAATTTTAAAATTTGAAGAAACCCGTAAAACTCCCTATCTATATTATTCTTTTATCGTATTGGGCGTCTTTGTGATCGGGATCGGAGTGATCGCGATCATCGCCGCCAACTGGGAAGAACTTCACGATTTCTTAAAGTTAGGCGCCGGTCTTTCTTTGCTTGTGATCGTCTCGGGTCTTGCCTTTTGGAAACGGGAGAATCCGAATCTACTCACCGTCTTTACCGTGTTTAATTCCATCTTGATCCTCGGAATGATCGGACTTGTTTCCCAAGTCTATCACAGAGGGGGAGAATACTACGAGGCCGCCGCTCTATGGTGTATTCTCAATTTTTTATTTCTTCTTGCCACGGATTCCAAGACGTTGCTCCATCTTTGGCTGATCGGTTTTCAGATCTTTTTGACAGGTTGGATCTTGGATCAAAAATCCGGTTTCGACAAAGTATATTGGGAAAATTATTTTTTCTTTTGTACAATCGGATTTTATTCGATCTGGCTCGCGGCCGAAAAATTCTCCTGGGAATCGCGCAAAGGTTCTCTCTTTTTGTGGACAGTTTTGTTTTTAGTCGCGGGAAGTTCCTTTTGGGGATTTAGACCCTCGTATGATCTTTGGTATTCTTCCTTGGATGGAAGCAAAGAATCCTGGCTTCAGGCGCTGAAGGATTATCCTTGGAGTTACGTTTGGATTCGTTTGATCGGATTGATACCGGGACTTCTTCTTTTGTTCAAAACGGATTCTTTCTCGAAGATGCAAAAGAAATCCTTTGCGATCAGTTTGGTCGTGTTGTTTCTTTTATACTTTCCGATCTTCTTTCTTCATACGATGCAGGAAACATTTTTAGCGAGCGTATGGAACCGATTTGTTTCCATGGTCCCCGCTTTGTTGTTCGTCGTGTTTTGGTTGGGAATCGCTTCCGCGTTTCGTGCCCACAAAAGAATATTCGATCTTTCCGTCGCGGTCATCGGGATTCGGTTTTTGTATTTTTACTTCGATTTGTTCGGATCTCTTTCGTATACGGGATTCGGTTTGATCGTATCCGGAATTCTAATCATCGCGTCGACGGTTGGCTATCTAAAATTTAAAGGAAGGGTGAGAACCTTTTTGGGAGAACAAGAATGA